A stretch of the Octopus bimaculoides isolate UCB-OBI-ISO-001 chromosome 8, ASM119413v2, whole genome shotgun sequence genome encodes the following:
- the LOC128248505 gene encoding uncharacterized protein LOC128248505 isoform X1, with product MSIDIIREFTEFKSLECDLKYRETMYKKTLCKQYLSMIMFVIISLIMEVLCPVLVNRTNLLLKIYLYPLPMDSIDHIPILVLRYCIHFVEIVPYYFYISASNVMHDLILKELRLMSSYLKRYKTKDDSDFKKYNTDINILCSHFQKVCNLLRLTNKMTQMQTFFTILSGKICIFSLLYGWRNGLSHVLEYKYVIMLSLGKVCHSAYIFLRGFRIHFMISKIRDRIYNINVPEYSIEMVSKINLVLSRINTGTIGISIGGIAVISPMLFVEILGIMLTYAIVVLQTQKE from the exons ATGTCCATAGATATCATAAGAGAATTTACTGAATTCAAATCATTAGAATGCGATCTCAAATACCGTGAGACGATGTACAAAAAAACACTCTGTAAGCAATATCTCTCCATGATAATGTTCGTTATTATTTCTCTCATAATGGAGGTACTGTGTCCTGTTCTTGTAAACAGGACGAATCTTTTGCTTAAGATATACCTCTATCCTCTACCAATGGACAGTATTGATCACATACCAATACTTGTGTTAAGATACTGTATTCATTTCGTAGAGATTGTTCCTTACTATTTTTACATATCCGCATCAAATGTAATGCATGATCTTATTTTGAAAGAGTTGAGGCTAATGTCTTCCTACTTAAAACGGTATAAGACCAAAGACGACTCAGATTTCAAGAAGTATAATACAGATATCAATATTCTATGCAGCCATTTTCAAAAAGTGTGCAACCTACTCCGTTTAACAAATAAAATGACGCAAATGCAAACATTTTTCACAATACTGAGCGGTAAAATTTGTATCTTCAGCCTTCTTTATGGGTGGAGAAATGGATTATCTCATGTGctggaatataaatatgtaataatgttAAGTCTTGGAAAGGTTTGCCATTCCGCGTATATTTTTCTGCGAGGTTTCCGGATACATTTTATG ATTTCTAAAATACGTGACAGAATTTATAACATAAACGTCCCAGAATATAGCATTGAAATGGTATCAAAG ATCAACTTGGTCCTTAGTCGAATAAACACTGGCACGATTGGCATAAGCATTGGTGGTATTGCTGTAATCAGTCCTATGTTATTTGTTGAG ATTCTGGGAATCATGTTGACTTACGCCATCGTCGTCCTCCAAACCCAAAAGGAATGA
- the LOC128248505 gene encoding uncharacterized protein LOC128248505 isoform X2 codes for MIMSVVNGLHLVHIFQRGIQVDNLISKIRDRIYNINVPEYSIEMVSKINLVLSRINTGTIGISIGGIAVISPMLFVEILGIMLTYAIVVLQTQKE; via the exons atgattatGTCAGTAGTTAATGGTTTACATTTAGTGCACATTTTCCAAAGAGGAATCCAAGTGGATAATTtg ATTTCTAAAATACGTGACAGAATTTATAACATAAACGTCCCAGAATATAGCATTGAAATGGTATCAAAG ATCAACTTGGTCCTTAGTCGAATAAACACTGGCACGATTGGCATAAGCATTGGTGGTATTGCTGTAATCAGTCCTATGTTATTTGTTGAG ATTCTGGGAATCATGTTGACTTACGCCATCGTCGTCCTCCAAACCCAAAAGGAATGA